tacaaaaaaaattttgaccGTCCCAAGGTCTGGttgctcattttttatttatatgtaattCAAAAGAGTTTATAAATGCCATTTCATAATGTCTTCCTACTCACCATCTTGTTCATGTAACTTGTAATAAAAGTCCAGTTTTCTGCCTTATGTACTGTATATTTTATGCCTTCATTTCTCAGATTTTACTAGGATAATCattattttgtctttatttgATTGGTCCAAATAATTCAAGCTTTGTATTAGTTTGTAGTGCTGAACTATATACTTTTGTTAATAGGTGGATGGGGATTTCCTGGACAGAGCCTTAACTTCAAAACAGAGGAATGCTTATACTTCTGTACTCTTTTATGCTTCATGGTGTCCTTTCTCATGCAGTATGCTTccaaaatttgaaattcttaGTTCCATGTTCCCTCAAATCGAACATTTGGCTGTTGAACAATCTTCAGCTCTACCAAGGTGAAACACCACTATCCTGGCCTGCTTATAATATTTCCTCATCCTTGCTGCTTGTAATATTTCCTCATCATTGTGGATGATGTGGCTATAGAGGCATAAGACTCGTTCCTCAAAGCGTAGTTTCAATTCGATTCTTTTTAATTGTCATCTTTTGATACTCATTGaatgttttattgattttttgttggAGGTTTCTGTCAAACACCAACAATCTTTGGCTAAGTTATCCTGTATTTTGTCTAGTGATAACAATGCCATATCTTTTTTGCAGTATATTTTCAAGATACGGAATCCACAGCCTGCCTTCAATATTAATAGTCAACCAGAGATCAAAAGTGCAGTATAGAGGGCCAAAGAACCTTCAATCTCTTGCTCagttttataagaaaacaacAGGTAGATTTGTTTTTCCGTGCCAAAAGTTGTGTACATTCTTACTGAGCTCACTTCCCATCTCTGCTTCCACCATTTTATAAGCATTGATCTCTTGGACCTGACTATGTTGTAAGATTGACACACACAAAGTGCTTTATTAAATTGTAGTCAATATCAACCTTGCAGCACATTAAAAGTTGTCCAAGGGTTTATTAGTGCCCTATGATTACACATGATTTCCAGCAACATACAATAGTCGAgtcatcaataaaatttatgCATCCTGTTTGTAACCTGACTGTCTGTGATTCAGGACTTGAACCAGTTCAACTTTTTACCAAAGATGACTCTTCTAGTACAGAGGGTCATGAAAAATCCATCTTGCAGCCATGGAATGGACCATCCTTGGAAGAGATAATAAAAAGGGAACCCTACTTAGCACTTGCTACATTGTTTCTCTGTTTGAGGGTGCTGCTATATGCATCTCCAAAAGCCTTGTCGCATCTCAAGGCTTTCTATGTCTCTTATATACCACATTTCAACTTGGAAATATTTGGAGAGACTAGCCAATTTTTTGGGCGTATCCTTCATATGATTGATGTGAGGAGGATTTGGACTAAGCTGAGATTATGCAAGACCAGGAATTTCCATGAACGTGCAAAAAATTGCCGGGTTTGGGCTTCCTCGCTGGCTTCTGTTTCTTTGGGTGAATCTTCTTCATCAACTAGGTCACAGTCCTGAGGCATATCCTGGTATCTCTTGGCACTTAAAATCAAAGGTAGAAAAGAGCTTACTACTGTTAACATAATGTATTACAAGCAGAATTATTGTTCTGGGACAGGCGGTCTCTCTCACCCTGTAAAATTTTACTATTAGTGATACTTGTGATGATGATAGCTGAAACCATTGTTGGCTGTTCTAGTTTTGGGAGGGAGcaaaaaatcatgtaaatttGAGAACAGCTTTCCCATTTTgtatattatttatcatttggAGGAACATCTTCACACTTAAGTGGATGTAAGCATATCCTCTCTCGGCCCGCGCAAACACTAATGGCCGAAACAGACAGCAGGTTCAAAGTTTACGTTCAGACACTTGAAGAACAGGAGACTATAAATAGGTTTAAGATTTGATCAGGAGATCGATCCCAATCCGAaggatggaaaatattttcaagtacaTTGTCCATTAAAGTCTCTCTTTTTACCTCAGCTGTAATGTTTtgacataaaaagaaacattttaaTAGGAAAAAGCAACGATACTATTGGAGTAGTTATTAAGTATAAATGATTGGAGTAGTTATTAAGTATAAATGAATGAGGGACATTGAGCTAATTGTACATAAACGTGataagtataaatagaaaagaaaaacaaaacaaaaaagaaaaagaagagagaaaaccGAAAGAGAGGgacagaaagaagaagagatgagaaagaaaaatcaaggagATGAGATTTAGAAGAAATAAACTCCTAATTTAAGATTTACACTTTGATTTGTAAATAATTGTTgtaattagtttgattttgaaattgttgaggttttagggttttgaaatttatgtttttgactTTAGTTGATGGATTTATAGGTTAAATGTTAGAAGTTAATTGTTATTAGTATTTGAGGTTGTTAATAGGATTTTTGGAGATTTGTCATTTTGAGGAGACTAGTGGATTGAGATCTGGAATCTCGATTAACTGGTTGATCGGTTTGTCTAACTCGGTTGATCAGTTAGattgtttcaatttaatcaattgaTAAGTCATTTTTGATCGACCAATTGACATGAAGGATTTCATTAGACCGGTTGGTAGATTTCGGTCGACCAGTTAACCAAATAGAAAGGGTTGATCAGTTCTTTTAGGATCGGTCAATTTAAGATATATTTGGGATTAATTGAGTAGACCCGTTTcgtttttataaatacatcttGGTCTTAAATCTTAGAGTTGTAATCTCTTAAGTTTTATGCTTTGAGTTATTTTTGAATATGTCTTTTTTTGTATTCAGATACTCCACTTTACTTGCTGGGCCATAACTAAGATTCCGTTGATATCTGCGTTTGTATTTCTTCTGCTTTTGAGTTAATTAAGTGGATAATATTTCATATTCAAgaggaataatataaatatttgaattgttaatatgaaatgaatcatgcttcttgataaaatatatattgcttATTATCTCATGTTTATGATAAAACATAATCATTTATTGAAACTAATTTCTTGAGATGAGTCATTAtgtaattttgaattgatagtttatcatttgattgattaCATGAATTgagtctttaaaaaatatttttgttttgtttgattataaCTCTATGGTATGCCAATTAGAATACTTATGTTAAAGTGTTAGTTGTTGTGCACTTTGTAATTCTAGACCCTAGTTGGTCGGAAGAGTTATCAACTTGTGACTACAAATCATCCTATATTCTGAAGCGtcatatttattgtattttgattttttaacgaGCTTTAActtataatatttcttattatgatctcattataaaaatttcttataaaaacataaatccaaacttttatataaatatatttgcacAGGTAAGAAACTGGGAAGAAACCTTATCTGGGATTCCAGTCGTGATATCAGCAATGTAGTCTCTATGcagggtttatttatttatttttttgggttgcgGGGACGTGAAAAAAACTACGACTGTTAAAGATGCACTGTACTCTGTTATCGCTTTATTGAAGTCCCCACTCCTCGTGCACCTGCCCCCCATGATTTCAGTGGTGGGGGCGTCCTCATGCCACCTTCCGGTCAATAGCCTTTCCCTTTGACGAAACCCTGATGCTCGGCATGGGCCCTCTTTCCCTTTGATTGTGCTCGCCGTTACCGGCGAAGTATGGCAAGGACAGTGACACGACTCCCTCTTGTTCTTAGCCAAATCAACACAGGCACCCCTCAacttttagatctttttttcaGGAATTGGTCAGGCtattattgaaattgaaagaaagaaagaaaggtggCCAAAGTTTAATATTCATAATTAGAATGAGATTGCTAGTTAATATGTAcacaaaatatatgaatatacAAGAGCATCCAATGTTCAAAATTTTAAGCAATTTTCTcccccattttttttcttcaattttctccaCAACGTCATGAAAGGTATAAGGATCTAGAGATGGGATTAAAAAGAGAGGAAGGAATAAGACTTGGGTAGCCTAGTTTGGCTAGGTGATAAGCATTccttgtaaataataataataataataataataataaaacaattgaatCCTATACCATTAGCAAGATTGCTTGAATCTAaccctttaaattaatttatgtacTCTAAGGACTAAAGAAGCTAGACCTtcgtaaaaaacatttttttaaaaataaatcattttatgtttttaattattttgatgtgctgatattaaaaataaattttaaaaaataaaaaatatattgttttaatatatttttaaacgaaaaaaacacattaaaaaaacaaataaatatttatccaAATCAACCACCTTTGTGATCCGGCAGAATATCATGTGAAGAAGGCAAATATGTCCACTCCACGACTATCAAAtttacaaattattaatttttacaacttaataaaaagacacaaaaagCCAATAAAGATTAAAGAGAGCTCCAGCCTATGGACAGTTGTCTGGAGGCTTTCACTTTCATCTTTGCTGCTCTTCGATCAAGACCTACCCTATCACTTTCATTCGAAGCAAACTTCTCCAAGCAACCGACATccttctctttccttccttccctACCTCTCCATGGCCATGAGAGTGAGACTATCGAAGGAATCTCTAGCAAAGACTTTCTTCTCCATCTCCCTCTCTAGGAATGTTCTTCAGAGGAACTTACGAACATATTTTTAACACGTACTGTTGGCACATTTTTTCTCCAAACTTGgtagattaaattatttaacaatCCAAtatagaattgaaaagaaatatcaagGAAGCCTATCAAACAAGGCAATTCGATTCTCCAAAGTGGGTCCGATGGACCACCACCTTGCCTTCTCGTCGCCCGTGGGAAGGATTAGCCTTCGAAACATCACATAGCTATCCAAAAGAGCAAGCTCACACTCCATCTCAGAGCAAGAGGACACCATGGAACGGTGGCCTTGGCTTTTCTAGCACACCATGAAGATTCCACACTTCTTGCCTACCTTCCTAGATAGCTTGATCAAGTAACTcaaccccccctcccccctaaaaacaaattagccatcatagtaaataaatttaaagacgCTTGCCCATATACTTATATATTAGAGATAtcccttctccttttttttatccatttctaCTTCCAAGAGAAACTTCTCTCCCTCTATGTGATATGGATCTTGAAGAGTGGGAGCTACTACCCCATGATGGGTTC
This window of the Populus trichocarpa isolate Nisqually-1 chromosome 13, P.trichocarpa_v4.1, whole genome shotgun sequence genome carries:
- the LOC7474660 gene encoding 5'-adenylylsulfate reductase-like 5, with protein sequence MALLSLLFLLSIGGASSASALSICPDESALFLYDIQSQCPVSIYPNPPLQVDGDFLDRALTSKQRNAYTSVLFYASWCPFSCSMLPKFEILSSMFPQIEHLAVEQSSALPSIFSRYGIHSLPSILIVNQRSKVQYRGPKNLQSLAQFYKKTTGLEPVQLFTKDDSSSTEGHEKSILQPWNGPSLEEIIKREPYLALATLFLCLRVLLYASPKALSHLKAFYVSYIPHFNLEIFGETSQFFGRILHMIDVRRIWTKLRLCKTRNFHERAKNCRVWASSLASVSLGESSSSTRSQS